The Caulobacter sp. FWC2 region GCGCGGAGGTTCTTCGGAATTGCTGGGGGGTGAGACCTACCTCGGCTTTGAACGCCCGGTTGAAAGGGCCGATCGAGCCGAACCCACAATCGTAGGCAATGGTCAAAATTGGCAGGTGATCGTAGGCGGGGTCGGCCAACCGCCGTTTTGCCTCTTCGATCCGGAAATGGTTGGTCATCTGGTTGAAGTTGCGAAACCCCAGGGGACCTGTGATGCACTGGGTGATCTTATATTCGGGCTCACCCAGGCAGCGGGCTAGGTCCGCGACCTTCAGGCTGTGGCGGGTGTAGATGGCGTCTTGCGCCATGAGGTTTTCAAGCGAGGCCGAAAGGCCGCTTGCGTCGGCTGTTCTGCCCCGTCGGCTGAGATGTTGGCGCGGCAATAGAGGATGGCGGCGGCGATACCAGATGGCGGAAGCCATCCCCAGCAGAGCGGTGGCCGCGCAGGCGGACTTGATCATCATCCGCCACTGCGCCGTCGCCCCGCCGCTCGGCGCGCGGTCCACCCAGATGACGGCGACAGTGAGCAAAGCCATATAGCCGGTGGCAAAGGCGATGCGAAAGCGCCGCTCATTCTGGCCCATCTCCGGTGTCAGCGACTTTACCGGTTCGATGGCTGCCAGCAGGAGCAGGGCGGAGCTGACGAGCCCGCCGAAATTCCCGACCATGCGCGGCAGAGGAGCGGGGCTATCGCCATACAAGCGAAGGACGGCGCCGGACGCCACCAGGATCAGCACCAGCCCTAGCGGCCAGTGAGCTGGCCGCGGCTTCGCGGGCTGAAAGAGCGCCCGGACCAAGAGCCATGACCAGCCGCATGTCGCGTCGCCAGCGATGGCGACGACATCGGACAGAAGACCGAGCCGGTGTCCGATGATCTGGGTGAGGCAGAACGCGCCGACGGCGCCGCCGAAGAGGACGCCGTAAAGAAATGTGTCATCTGGACGGCTTCCCAGGCGAGGCCTGACGATCAAGCCTTCAGCGCTCATCAACCTGCCCTCCGTCCGATCGCACTGTCGATCACGGCTCCAAAATCTCTCGCCGATTTCCAAATCGGCGAGACGATCTGCGCACGATCCCCCACGCCCTGCTCACCAGTAACATGCAAGGAGCACAGTGACGTGGAGACAGTAAAGCGTGCAAGCCCGACGGTCACCGCGTCGTCGGTCGAAGGCCTATTACGGCGATCGGGTCTTGCCTGGTTCGTGATCGCAGCGGTGGGACAGGGGGCGTTTATCTGGATGATCGTGGCCCACTACGGCCGCAAGACATTCATTGGGGATCTGGCCGGATGGAACGACAAGCCAATCATCAAGGGCTACGTTTCAGGGGATCACGCGGGCAACCTCATGTTCGCGATCCATGTGCTGCTCGCAGCCGTGGTCACGTTGGGCGGGCTGCTGCAATTGGTCCCTGCGGTTCGCCGACGGGCGCCCGCACTACACCGCTGGACCGGACGGGTTTTCTTTATCATCGCCTATGTGATGGCCTTGAGCGGCCTTTGGCTTACCTGGGAGCGGCATACCTATCTGTCCTTGATCTCCGCGATCTCGGTGTCCGCCAACGGGGTGCTCATTCTGATCTTTGCGACCCTGGCGTGGCGAACGGCGATCGCGCGGGATTGGGTTTCTCACCGTCGCTGGGCCATGCGCGCCTTCATGGTGGTCAATGGCGTGTGGTTTCTTCGCGTGGCGATCATGGCCTGGGTGCTGATGTCGGGCGGCGGTCTCGGAATGAACCGAACCCTTTCCGGCCCCGCCGATATTGGACTGCAGTTTGGGTCGTATGTAATCCCGCTCATCGTGCTCGAGCTCTATTTCCGCGCCCAACAGAGCACCTCGCCAGCGGTCAAATATCGGGCTGCGGGCCTCGTGATTGGGATGGCGGTGATCACGGCGTTAGGCGTCGCCGGCGCCATTAGCTTCATGTGGGGGGCGTACATGATCTGAGCTGAAGCTCGGCGGTGGGGAGGCCATCTTCGCCGGTGATTGATCCGCGCCAACGGCAGCAAACCACCCTTCCCCGCCGATCGCGACACCCGCTTGTTCGGCGCGTCGCGCCAGTAGCTGCCGTTGGCATCTTTCGTGGAACCCGACATTCAGCCTGTCACGCGCAGGGACGAGATCGACCTAGGTAGACTCTTCGACCGTGTTGCGTCGGCGCTGCGAGCAAAGCATCGGCACGCGCTTCCACGGTCCCCTTAGGCAAGACAACCACACGATAGTCGAGCATCAGATACGCTCGCTCAAGTCTTTCATACTCAGCAATCGCATCCTCAAAGCCGTGTCGTCGGCCCGCGTCGGTGGCGTAGATTTCAGGCCGCGGGGTCAAGAAAACAGTCTCATTGTAGCGGTACTGCCGCCCGAGCTGTTCCAGCACAGGTTCGCCCGTGGCGTGCTCCAAAGCGGCCGCAGCGTCCACTAGGCCCCGATCGCAGAAAACGAGATTAGGCCACGCGCCCGCCGTTTCGTGATCGGCGATCGAGGTCCCAATCGCCTGACGCGCGAAGGCAGCTAAATCGATCCACGGAAGCGCGCGTCCGCCGTTTTCAAGCTCCGCCTCGACCACACGCCGTCCGGGTTCGTCCACGACCGCGTGGCCTCGACGCCGAAGCTCCGTCAGGAGAGTCGATTTTCCACCGCCAGAACAGCCCGACAGCACGACGTAGCGATTGCTCATGGCGTCCTCCCTTGATGATCGAGCGGTAGAAAACCGCCCGGCTCGGCGGTTGAAACGGTCAGCTTCATTTCTGCCGGCGCGGTGAAGGCTGCGACTGCGCGAGCGCCAATTGCTGCCGTCGGCGCCTCTCGGAACGCGACGTTCGCGCCCGACCAAACGAAGGCAGTTTACCCCCGTTTGCGGGCACTCAACCGTACCGTTTGCCGCTAATTGCCGCCGTTGCGCCCCCTCCAGCAAGCTGACTTCTAGCCCACCCGGGGCGAGATCGACCAGTTGCGACGTTGACCTGCGAAAGCCGCATCCATAAGGCTCTGGGGTTACTGTAGGGCGCATCGGTTCTAACACCGGAATGGCTAAGCCCGCCTACGACGCCTCAATCGTAACGCGCCCATGCTGAACCTCGAAAATCTGCGCAAGCAGGCCAAGCTTCACCTACGCTGGCATCGCGAACGGTATTTTCCCATCGCGAGCCAGATCAGGTCGCTGCTGCCACGCTACGGCGGCCTGACGGACCAGGAGATCCTAGCCTCGCCCTTCAAGCTAAGCGACGCTCAGGACCTCGTCGCGAGGAAGGTGGGATTCGAGACCTGGTTGGCGCTAACCAAGGGCCTTTCATCCATGCCAGTTGCAAACCCGTCGCCCTCCTCGGCCATTATCGCCGCCGAACCACAGCTGTTCGTCTCCGATATGGCGATCGCGCTCGCGTTCTATGAGGAGAAGCTCGGTTTCCGACGTGTATTCGCCTCCGGCAAGCCCCCCTTCTATGCCCAGGTCGCGCGCGATGGCGCGAAACTGAACCTGCGTCGTGTCGACGGGCCGGTGTTTTCCGAACATCTCCGCGCTCACGAGCCGGACGCCCTGTCCGCGACCCTGACGCTCGACGACGCCAAGCCGCTCTTCCTGGAGCTTCAGGCCGCCGAAGTGACCTTCCACCAGACCTTGCGCAGCGAGCCCTGGGGCGCACGCACCTTCATCGTCGGGGACCCGGATGGAAACCTCATCCTTTTCGCGGGCGCGAGTCAGGTGCGCTAATCACCCTGCCGAGGCAGATCCGAGGGCCTGTCTCGAGCTAGGCAGCGCCAGGCGCGGAACTTCAAATCGCTTCTGAAGGTCGACGTAGCGCCCCATCGCCTTCGATGCGGGAGCGTCTCGGTGGGCGACGGGGATGAGTGTCGTTGGGGTTGCGGGTGCTGCCGTCACCATCGCTTTCGATCCGTTCGCCGGTCTCTTGCCTTGCGGCCTCGTCCACGGCTAGGCGCGCTGCGCCGGTATTGCCCCCGGTTCGCCCCCATAGGGTGGAAACAGGAAGCGTCCGCCCCGCGCGCCATCGCGCAAGCGGATTTCCAGGACGACCGGCTCGCCAGCGTCAGCCAACCGGTGGGCAAGGTCGCGCGCGGCCTGTTCGGCGCGGGCGCCGGTGGCGAAGTTGAGGGGACCGCCTTCAAAATCGCCGCGAACGATCCAGCCGTCGTCAGACGGCTCGACAAAGATAAAGCAGGGCATGATCACAACGTAAATACAGAACAGCGGGCCAAGTTGGCGGCCGGCCATCCGATGGCCGGCCGCCCGCCCCGACTCAAGGGCGCGCGTCGCGATCCAGTCGGTTCAGCGCAGACAACACCTCGCTGAGCGGAACCGGCGCGGGCGTTCCCAGGAGCCATCTCTGGCTTGGTCGATGCTCGACAGCACTGGCGTCGGAGGCCCAAGCCGCCAGGATTTCGCGCTTCCCGGCGGGATCAAGATCCTGATCCTTGAGAACCTCCAACGGATGGAGGAAGCCAACCGCGGGCCGCACCGGCCACGGACGCGCCCGATCAACCAGATTGGAGTCCATGCTCATGGCGAGCCTCCCTAGGCGGCCTTGCGAGCTTTTGCCGGCTTGAGGTCCAACGCCTGCTGGGCCGCGCCGACGCCAATGGGAATTTGCCTCGGCTTCAAGGCGTCCGGCACCTCCCGTGCCAGATCGATCGACAGGACGCCGTGGGCATGGCTGGCGTCCTTGGCCACAACATAGTCGGCCAGCTCGAATCGGCGTTCGAAGGCGCGCTGGGCCAAGCCCTGGTGCAGGAAGGATCGGGCGCCCTGCCCGTCTCTCGTCGGCCGCTCGCCCTTGATGACCAGGAGGTTGGGTTCGGCGACGATTTCGAGGTCGCTGGGGGCGAAGCCGGCCAGCGCCAGAGAGAGGCGATAGGCATTCTCGCCGGTCTTTTCGATATCGTAAGGGGGATAGCTGGCGCTCGCCCCGCTGCGCAGGGCGGTCTCGACCAACTCGACCATACGGTCGACGCCGATCATCGAGCTGTAGAGCGGGGTGAAGTCAAAAGCGGTGCTCATTTCCATCTCCTCGAAAGCAAGTTGGACATGAGGGGCGCTAGGCCAAGCGCCGCGCGCCCCAGGCGCCGGACCCTGTCGGCGCCCGGCAAGCAAACGTTGAAATAGAGTGCCGCGAAAAGGCGTCAAGGCGTGCCCAAGCGAAAAATTCGGCGAGGTCCGGAAAGACGCTACTCGACCGGGTAGAGCACTGGGTAGATGTGACGGGACACCTCAAGGTCCCAGAGTTCAGGGTCTGAGCAGTATCCCGTGATGCATACGCCTTCCATTCGTAGGCTGTCCCTCCGAAGGCAACGATCTCGGAGAGACGAACTCCGGAATCGGCTTCGACAGGTCCAACGGGGCTTCGGGAACGCCGGGATGGCCCGAGAGGGCGTTGTCGTGCAGGTGCACAGCGTCAACACCAATGATGCAGGCACGATCGCCTTCGACAGGGACATAGCGGGTCACCTCCTGAAGCTTGACGCGGGTGCGCCAGCGGATTTCGGTCTCAGTGATTTCGAGCTTGGTCGAGACGTCGGTCGTGATGGCGTCGCTCTTCTTCTCGACGGTGCGAGCCTTGGCCTCAGCCTTCTTCTGGGCGGCCTCCCAGACGCCGCGCTCGTGCTTGGCGCAGGCGGCGTAGCGAGCTTCGCCATAGCCCTAGACAAACAGGGCGGCGGCGATCATCAGCAGGACGCAGCGCCCGACCGGCGACTTGGCGTAGGTCCAGGCCTTCAGCGCCAGGGCGATCACGACGCCTCACGCACGGCCCACGCAGTGGCCTCCGAGAGCCGCCGCATCCAATGGTTGCCGAAGCGTCCGAAGGTCGGCAGCGAGCGAAAGTGCGCCTCACGTAGGGCGGAGAAGGCCTTCACAGCGCGCTCGGCGTAGACGCGCTGCACGGCGGCGATCGAGACCGGGCCGATGACGCCGTCAGCAGCGACGCCAGCCACGGTTTGAAGCCACTTGGTGGCACGGCCGACGCCCTGGTTCATGGCGCAGTCGAAGACAATGTAGTCCAGGCCGGTCGGGCAGATCTCAGCCGACGACGCCAGCCAGTAGCCTCGATGGTAGACCGGCGCCACGGCGGCGGGCGTCAACGCCTTGACGTCCGCCTTGTCAACGTCGCTGTCGCCGTCCATGCCCAGCTTGAAGGCGCGAGCCGTGGCCAGGGTGACGCCGAGCTTGGTCACGCCGCCGGGGTCGTGGACGTCATCGACGTAGCCCCCTTGTGCTGAAGGATGCGCGGCAGGCAGGTTTGGAAGCGGGCGAGGCTCATGGCTTGGTCTCCGTAGCGGGGGCTGTGGCCGACACGGTCCCGCTGGCGGGGGCGGTCACGCTCGCGGTCAGGCCGCCTTCGGCTTCGGTCGTGGGCTTCTTCTTCCCTCAGCGAACTCCGACGTAGGCGCCCAGAGTGGCGCCGAACGTCCCTGACGACAGGGACGCTAGGATCGGGAGGTTGGCTTGGGGGATGGTCAGGAACGCCAGCGCCCACATGACGAAGGCCATGATGACCAGGCTGGCGACGACAACGATGGCATCGAGAGTGCGATAGTCGCGGGTCATGGCTTGCTCCGAGTCCTCGACGGTGGCCGGCGGAGCTCGGCAGGCGCCGGCTCGCGCATCCACCTGACGCTGGCGTTTAGCTCTTTCAGCTGCTCAATTCAGATGTCCTGACGCTCACCGATATTGCCGACCTGGATCCGCAATTCGGTGAGGGCTCCGATCTCGACCTCAAGCGCCAACCTTTTTGCCCAGCGCCTGGACCGTGCCCCGAAGCACGTCGTAGCCGATGGCCAGGGTGAGCAAATTCAGGACGAGCGACGTCAGGCCGATACCAAGCGCGATCCATGATGCCGGCGTCATTGCGCGCCACCCAGCGCACCCAGGACCGCGCGCACGCGAACGGGGCCAAAGTCCCTGGGGGCCCTCCGATGACAGCAACTAGGGGTAAGCCGTAACGGCGCGCGGCTTATCGGCCAGCGCAGCCTATGGAACGTTCACGCCATGCAGTTGCGGCGGTTCTTCAGAGAGGGCCGGCACGTCGTGCCGATGCTCGTTGCGACTATGGTCGCCAGCTTGGCTCTGTACGTCGCCGACCGGGTGACGGGGCCCTATCGCATCGTCATCCAGGACGGTTGGCCGCCTAGGGTTTGGCTGGAGCGCGGGCGCTAAGCCCTCACAATCGGGCCGCCGGCGTCTCTCGGCGGCGCGGGTGGGCGCACGATCTGCCACCAACGTCGCGAGCTTGGTGTTTGGCTGGTGTAGCTTGGTGGATTTCGATTGTTTGAATTTGCGCGTCGAACGTGATTACTGTTTTGCAATAAGGCTAGAAAACGGGGGAGACCAAATGGCCAGACCATCTGTATCTGAATTGCTGTTGGCTTCGGGCTATAGCTCTAGTGATATTTCCTATTTGTCACGAGCTTCGGCCACGCTTTACGGCAATGTTGGCGCCAATGTTGACGAAAGAAATTGGTCCGCAATTCTAGCAAGTGCAAATCCGCTTGAGGCTGCAGAAGCTGCTTTGCGGGCAATGTATGTCAATAAAGCCTACCTGGCGCGTAATGCAGACTACCTCATAACGCATGGATATGGCGCCGCCCAGATTGAGTGGACATACCGCAGTCTATCAAAATCGATGGGACTGTCCTATTCGCCGGACTGGTCTGCGGGAACCATGTATCAGTCCTACGGGCAAATGTCGGACTCGCAGTTAAAGGCTGCCGCGGAGCTCGAATATTATAGCTCTATTGCTCCTGCCGCCCCTGTGCTCGGATTCAGCGTCTCGGGCCTGACCGTTCAGTCGACGGGCGGGACACTGGCGCTTTCTGTATCAGGATCTGTGGGTTCCGCCGCCAGCGGCTCGGTCACCCTCACTGAGCAGAGCTCGGTTAAGGAGGGCTATCTCAAACTCATCAACGGCTATGGCGCTTCAAGCACCTACACCGAGCAGTATGTGATGTTGGGCACGTCGGGCGGCGACACTCTGAGCGCGTCGGGAACGCGAAAGGACTTCATCTTTGGCGGCGGCGGCAACGATACCATCAACGGCGCCGGCGGTGACGACGTGCTGCTGGGCGGCGGCGGCGGCGACGTAATCACAGGCGGCGCCGGCAACGACATCATGGCTGGTGGGGCGGGCAACGACACGTTCAATGTTGATTCCGGATCCGACACGATCCTCGATCTGGCGACCGGCGACATCCTGGTTGTCAGCGCGGGAGCGACGGCCGTAGCCAACGATGTCGCAGCTTTCGTCGCCTCTGGCTCGACAACGAACGCGGGCGTCGCAACCCTGAACGCGGCAAGTTCGGGTGGCAATATCGACGTGTCCCTGGCGGGCGGATCAGCCGGGTTCACCCTGGTTGGATCGGCTGTCGCCGACACCCTGCTGGGGACGAACTTCGCGGACACGATCTCGGGCGGCGGTGGCGACGACACGATCAATGGCGGGGGTGGAGCCGACACTTTGAGCGGCGGGGCCGGCGACGACGTAATAACGGCCACGGATCTCGCGACTTTGATCGACGGCGGAACGCACGTGAGCGGTGATGTCGTGAAGTTCACGACGTCGGTTTCCGCCACGAATTTGACCGATAGCCACTTGATCAACATCGAAAAGGTGGTCCTGGCGAACACCTCGGCCGCGGCCTTCGACTTCTCGGCTCAGTCCGAGACTCTGGCCTTCAGCGGCAGCGGGCTTGGCGGCGCCATCACACTCATTGGCGGCGGCGCGGCGGACACGTTCAACTTTACTGGCGACGAGGTCGTCAACTACGTGACGTCGATCAACGGCGGCGGCGGCTCCGACACCCTCACCATCTCGTCCATCACCCAGTCTATCGACCTCACGGGAAAATTGACCAGTGTCGAGACGGTTTCTCTAACCGCTGGGAGCGGCGCGGTTACGTTGACCATTCCGACGGTCAATGCGCTGAATATCACGACGGGCTCCGGGGCCTTGGCCGTCAACTTGGGCGCGGGCGGTCAAGCCGTCACCCTAACCTCCGGTGGGAATGGGGCGACGACCGTCACGAGTGGCGCTGGGGCTGATACCATCACCATGCCCAGCACCAGCACTGGGACCTTCGTCCTCACGGAGACCGGAGCTGGGATGTCGACCAAGACGTCGGTCGACACTATTGTCGATTTTAATACGGCAAATACCGTGTTCAAGACCGGAGTAGGTGCAGCGTCGGTCGGATCCTATATCATTGGCAACGCTGATATGGGGAACTACCTTTCGACTATAGCGTCCGGCTTATCGATAGTTCTGAACAATACCGGCCAATCTTATCTTATTACAATCCAAACAGGCACTGCTACTGGAACTTATCTCTTCCAAAACACTGGTTCAGATACTTCGCAGTTTGATACGACTGATTTCTTCGTCAAACTTGTCGCCGTTTCGGGCGGCCTGACGACCGCAAACCTGATCGCCTAACCAAACGAAGGTCGCCGCTCCTTCTGCGCGGCGGCCTTCGCCTCTGGCGAACCTGGCCTTCACTACCGCGACCTAGTTCAGCGAGAAGCTGTTATCGATCTCCTTCAAGCCCAATACCGATAAGATGCAGGGGTGTGTTACGGAGAGATGCTGGTCTCATCATGCCCGGACCAAGAGGGCGGTGGATGCCCGCCTAGAACTTGTAGCCAACATTGCCTCACTTTGGCGGAATTGAACCGCAGACCAACGCCGATGCGGTCCTTGACGGCCTCGGGTATATCATCATCGCCATCGCGGTCTTCGATGTCGCCAAGTATCTCTTCGACGAAGAGGTCCGCCGCGACAGCGACAAGCGGAGCGCCGCCGAGGTGCGGCGTAGCCTGACCAAGTTCCTGTCCACGATCGTCATCGCGCTCTTCCTTGAAGCGTAGGCCTGGGAGCTTTCAGCGCTTTTCGGCCGCCGTCGAGGAAAAGGTGGGTGAGGAAGACGAGATCGAGGCGCGCAAAGATAAGGCTCGCTGAACGGCCGATGCCCCCAAGGGGACACCTCTCACGCCTGTCGAGTTCCTGGTGCATCCCGAAACAAGCGGTCGCTGAAGCACGTTCCGCGCGACAAGCGGACTTTGGGACAACTCCAAGACGACGACGATCTTGTCAGGTATTTCGCTGCTCGCCCGACAATAAGTTTGGGGCTGCCGCTGCGGCGCTAGGGCGCGCTCCGTTTTAAGATCTCTCCGATCCGCCGTCCAAGCTGTTCGATTGCGAAGGGCTTGGTGATGATCTCCATGCCGCCGCCAAGGAACGCCGCCTGGTCCGCGGCCTGCTTGGCGTAGCCGGTCATGAACAGGATCGGCAGGTCGGGCCTTGTCTCGCGGGCGATCTCGGCCAGTTGCCGGCCATTGAGACCCGGCAGCCCTACATCGCTAATCAACAGATCGATCTTTCGCGAGGATTCCAGAATGGGCACGGCCTGCCGTCCATCAGCGGTCTCGACGCCTTGATAACCTAGCTCCTCCAGGACCTGCATCACCAGCAAACGAACTGCGGGGTCGTCTTCGATCACCAGAACGGTCTCGCCCGCCCCCGTAGGCGCGGCCTCATCGCCAGCCAGAACCTCTTCCTCGACCGGTCCAAGGTGCCTCGGAAGGAAAAGACGGATAGTCGTGCCGCGCCCTTCCTTGCTGTCGATGACGACGTGGCCGTGAGACTGCTGGATGAATCCGTAGATCATAGACAGACCCAAACCCGTCCCCTGCCCCAGCGGCTTGGTGGTGTAGAAAGGGTCGAACACCTTTTCCAAAACCTCGGCGGGCATGCCCGTGCCGGTGTCGGTCACGCTGATCTCGACATAGTCGCCGGCCTCGGCGTGGTCGCTCTCGGCCAACTCCAGGTCGGAAAGATAGACGTTACGCGCGGCGATGGTCAGTTCGCCCCCGCTCGGCATGGCGTCGCGCGCATTGATCGCTAGATTCAGAATGGCGCTCTCAAGCTGATTGTCGTCCGCCACGGCCGTCCAGAGCTCGGGCTGAGTGTCGATCCGCAACGCCACCTGCTCGCCTAGGGTTCGTGTCAGCAGGTCCGCCATCGACACAGTCAGTGTTCCGACATCGAGCGCGCGGTTATCCAGGGTCTGGCGGCGCGAGAACGCTAACAGCCGGTGGGTCAACGCCGCCGCGCGCTGGCCAGACTGCATCGCCGCGTCCAGGAATCGGTCGACATCGCCCATTCGTCCCTCGGCGAGGCGTCGCCGCACCATGTCGATCCCGCCCAGAATGCCGGTGAGCATGTTGTTGAAGTCGTGCGCCAAGCCGCCCGTCAACTGACCGACCGCTTCCATCTTCTGGCTTTGGCGCAGTTGATCTTCCAGCACCTTACGCTGGGTGACGTCGCGGCCGACACCGTAGATCGCCTCGCCCTCCGGCATGGCCGTCCAATTGACCCAGCGATAGGTCCCGTCCTTGGCGAGCATGCGACAGTCGAAGCCGCTCGCCGACCCGCCACGCGACAACGCGTTGAAGCGTTCCAGCGCCTCATGTCGGTCGTCGGGATGCACCAGGCTGCCCGCGGGCTTGCCGATCAGCTCGCCTTCGTCATAGCCCAGCAATGAAGTCCAGGCCGGATTAGCCGCTCGATAAAGGCCGTCGGGGCCGATCACGTGCAGCAGGTCGCGCGACAGATTCCAGACTCGGTCGCGCTCCTGGGTGCGCGCCGCGACCCGGACCTCGAGCGTCTCGGTCAACACCCGAAGCTGCTGTTCGGAACGCTTGGTCGAGGTGATGTCGTAGATCACGCCGATAAAGCTGACCCCGCCGGGACCTTCCTGCCGGTACTCGCCACGAGAGGCCAGCCATCGCTCTTCACCGGTGTCCGCGCGCAGGATGCGAAACTCGTGAAAGGCTGGACCGAAGGGATGCTTGCCGTCACGGCCCTGAATGATCGGGGGATCCTCGGGATGCACCACGGCGTTGATGGTCCGCACCGGCAGGCTTGTCGCCCGCTGCAGGCCCAGGAGCCGACAGAATTGCTCGGACACCTCGGCCGTACCGAAGCCGCTGAGATATTCGAATGACCCGACCCCGCCGGCGGTCTGCGCGATGAGCAGTCGCTCCTCGACACGCTTCTGGTCGGTGATGTCGGCGAGCACGCCGGAGAACCGGACAGGCTTGTCGTCAGCGTCGAGATAGGTTCGCCCCCTCGCTGACACCCAGTGGACAACGCCATCCAGCACGACGCGATAGTCCCTGGCGAAGACCTCCGCGCCGTTCAGGGCGCCGGCCACGGCGATCTGCAGGCGCAGCCGGTCGTCGTCATGGACGGGCGCGAAGAAGGTCGAACTCGGTATGCCGCGCGCGGCCACGACCGGGTCCAGGCCGTACAGGCTCGCGAAGCGGACGTCGGCGACCAGAACGCCGCTGGCGATGTCCCACTCCCAGGCTCCGGCGGCGCCCGCGATGGCCTGCGCGACGCGAAGGCGCTCCTGCGCCTCGGCCAGCTTCTGGCGACTGGCCCGAAGTTGCTCGACGACGACGTCATCCGCGTATTCGCCGGTGACGTCGGCTTGGGTCGCGAAGCGGTAGACGGGCGCGCCGTGTTCGTCACGTAGGGTGGTGATGTTGACGCGGTTCCAGAAGGGCGAACCATCCTTGCGGCGATTGAGCAGGTCGGCGGTGACGGCGCCGTCCCGAGCCAGGGTTTCGGCGATGCGCAAGGTCGTGGCCGCATCAGTCGCGCCATCCTGCAGGAACCGGCAGTTTCGCCCGACCGTCTCCCGCGCGGAATATCCCGACAAGGCCTCGAACGCCGCGTTCACATAGACGATCGGATCGTCCTCGCGCCGCGGTTCGGTCACGACAACGGCCACCCCGGACTGAGCCAGAGCATCGAACAGTGGACCAGCCAGAGCTCGTAACGCTTCAAGCGCCTGCCCCGCCTCCCGAACATCTTGGCGCATCTCGGCGTCTGTGGCCTCGGTCGTCACCGCAGGACAACTCCAACCGTGGCGATAGGTTCGGGCATCTCAGGCGACGTCGCCAACGACACGTTGGATGAAGTCGGCGATCAAGCCCTTCAATGCCTGCAACGACGGCAGGTCCATCAGCATGGCGATATAGCCGCGGATGTCGCGATCGTTGATGGCGAAGTTGATATAGAGAAACAGCACGACTCCGCCGTCCGGGCTGCCGGGCGAAAGATTGAACAGCATCGAGCCATCGCCGCGGATCACCTCTGGCAGCGACATGGTCAGGGGACGCTGCAGCATGTTGGCCATGGTCGCCAGGCAGCTATTGAGCACGACGTTGCCCGTCTCGGCCAGAGCCTCCTGCTCCATATCGGCCGCCTCGGCGGGCGAAAGGGCGCCGCCCGTCACGGCATGCACGAGCGCCATGCTGTTGGACTGGGGAAAGATAAGCAGTGCTCGTCCGGAGAACACGCCCTCGAAATCCTGGCGAACAGCGACAAGCTCGCCGCTTTCGCGCTCGCGGATCAAGGTGGTGGCGCCCGCGCGGCTCACGACCTCGACCGATGGCACCGACAGCAGGACGTGCTCGCCCACCATCTTGCGCAGATTGGCCGCGGCGCGGCTGACGCCGATATTGACGAGCTCGGTCAGAGCATCGAGCTCCAGGTCATCGAGCAGGTTTGCGTGCGCGTTCATTGCGCCGCCGTCTTCAGCCGCAGCGCCGCGCCGGACAGGAAACCGCGCATGCCGTCTTCCGTCACCGGCTTTGCGATGAAGGTCGCGTTGGCGGCGCGGGCCCTGGCGATGATCTCGTCCTGAACATTGGCGGTAGCGACGGCGATGGGCATCGTCGGGAAGCGCGCGCGCAATTCTTCGGCCAGGGCCAAACCGTCGCGCCCCGGCATGTTGTAGTCGAGGATCGCGACATCGATGGCCTGCGCGTCGAAGGCCGCGACGGCCTCATCGGCGTTGCTGGCT contains the following coding sequences:
- a CDS encoding S-layer family protein, with translation MDFDCLNLRVERDYCFAIRLENGGDQMARPSVSELLLASGYSSSDISYLSRASATLYGNVGANVDERNWSAILASANPLEAAEAALRAMYVNKAYLARNADYLITHGYGAAQIEWTYRSLSKSMGLSYSPDWSAGTMYQSYGQMSDSQLKAAAELEYYSSIAPAAPVLGFSVSGLTVQSTGGTLALSVSGSVGSAASGSVTLTEQSSVKEGYLKLINGYGASSTYTEQYVMLGTSGGDTLSASGTRKDFIFGGGGNDTINGAGGDDVLLGGGGGDVITGGAGNDIMAGGAGNDTFNVDSGSDTILDLATGDILVVSAGATAVANDVAAFVASGSTTNAGVATLNAASSGGNIDVSLAGGSAGFTLVGSAVADTLLGTNFADTISGGGGDDTINGGGGADTLSGGAGDDVITATDLATLIDGGTHVSGDVVKFTTSVSATNLTDSHLINIEKVVLANTSAAAFDFSAQSETLAFSGSGLGGAITLIGGGAADTFNFTGDEVVNYVTSINGGGGSDTLTISSITQSIDLTGKLTSVETVSLTAGSGAVTLTIPTVNALNITTGSGALAVNLGAGGQAVTLTSGGNGATTVTSGAGADTITMPSTSTGTFVLTETGAGMSTKTSVDTIVDFNTANTVFKTGVGAASVGSYIIGNADMGNYLSTIASGLSIVLNNTGQSYLITIQTGTATGTYLFQNTGSDTSQFDTTDFFVKLVAVSGGLTTANLIA
- a CDS encoding PAS domain S-box protein, translated to MRQDVREAGQALEALRALAGPLFDALAQSGVAVVVTEPRREDDPIVYVNAAFEALSGYSARETVGRNCRFLQDGATDAATTLRIAETLARDGAVTADLLNRRKDGSPFWNRVNITTLRDEHGAPVYRFATQADVTGEYADDVVVEQLRASRQKLAEAQERLRVAQAIAGAAGAWEWDIASGVLVADVRFASLYGLDPVVAARGIPSSTFFAPVHDDDRLRLQIAVAGALNGAEVFARDYRVVLDGVVHWVSARGRTYLDADDKPVRFSGVLADITDQKRVEERLLIAQTAGGVGSFEYLSGFGTAEVSEQFCRLLGLQRATSLPVRTINAVVHPEDPPIIQGRDGKHPFGPAFHEFRILRADTGEERWLASRGEYRQEGPGGVSFIGVIYDITSTKRSEQQLRVLTETLEVRVAARTQERDRVWNLSRDLLHVIGPDGLYRAANPAWTSLLGYDEGELIGKPAGSLVHPDDRHEALERFNALSRGGSASGFDCRMLAKDGTYRWVNWTAMPEGEAIYGVGRDVTQRKVLEDQLRQSQKMEAVGQLTGGLAHDFNNMLTGILGGIDMVRRRLAEGRMGDVDRFLDAAMQSGQRAAALTHRLLAFSRRQTLDNRALDVGTLTVSMADLLTRTLGEQVALRIDTQPELWTAVADDNQLESAILNLAINARDAMPSGGELTIAARNVYLSDLELAESDHAEAGDYVEISVTDTGTGMPAEVLEKVFDPFYTTKPLGQGTGLGLSMIYGFIQQSHGHVVIDSKEGRGTTIRLFLPRHLGPVEEEVLAGDEAAPTGAGETVLVIEDDPAVRLLVMQVLEELGYQGVETADGRQAVPILESSRKIDLLISDVGLPGLNGRQLAEIARETRPDLPILFMTGYAKQAADQAAFLGGGMEIITKPFAIEQLGRRIGEILKRSAP
- a CDS encoding chemotaxis protein CheX, whose product is MNAHANLLDDLELDALTELVNIGVSRAAANLRKMVGEHVLLSVPSVEVVSRAGATTLIRERESGELVAVRQDFEGVFSGRALLIFPQSNSMALVHAVTGGALSPAEAADMEQEALAETGNVVLNSCLATMANMLQRPLTMSLPEVIRGDGSMLFNLSPGSPDGGVVLFLYINFAINDRDIRGYIAMLMDLPSLQALKGLIADFIQRVVGDVA
- a CDS encoding response regulator transcription factor — translated: MGTAVLIVDDSKLARIVLGKAIAALQPDWVRFEASNADEAVAAFDAQAIDVAILDYNMPGRDGLALAEELRARFPTMPIAVATANVQDEIIARARAANATFIAKPVTEDGMRGFLSGAALRLKTAAQ